The window AAAGACTGCCTTCTCTGACAACGGAAGTCCCTATGCTGCGTGAAAACAGGCTTTATCAATCTGACTGGCTGATGCGGTTTTATGGCTTTAAGGCCGAAGAAATTTTAGACCCCAATATGCCTTTTTTAGATTTGGAAGTTGATCCCAAACTGAGTTGGGCATTGAGACATCTTCATCAATTTCCTGTTAATTTACAGACGGCAGATTATCAGATGATTTTAAGAATTCCCGGAATTGGTGTGAAAACGGCACAAAAAATTATTCAGGCCCGCCGTTTTCAGATTTTGAATATGGATCATTTAAAAAAACTGGGAGCAGCCGTTAACCGTGCAAAATATTTCATTGATTTTGATTCGGGAAATGCTTATCTGAAATATCTGACAGACAAAAATTTCAGGAGGCTGCTGATAGGGGGAAGCTCATCCAAATTCCACAATCAGTTTTCGCAGCAGCTGACTTTATTTTAACAGAAAAAATAAGTTTCTTTTAAAATAGAATGATGTTTTTTTTCATCTGAAACCATTTATAAAAGTTACCCGGTGAAATGATCTTTCACAGTATGTTTCTTTTTATAAATTTATCCTCTTGTTGAGAATTAAAACCATCATTTCGTTTTTACCTTATTAAATTCATACTTAAAATCTTTCTTTTATCTTCCAAATCCCGAATCTGATGCAAACAGATTTATAAATTCATTGAAATATTAGAGTTATTAACATTAAACATTTAAAAATCAATAATTTAAATCAAATTATAATTATAAAATAATTTTGAAATTTGGTTATATGTTTTCTTCTTTTGGTAATTCCTGCTGATGAATTCAGGTACATTTGCAAAACTTTTCTAAACACAAACAAGAAATGCAAATGATTTAATTAGTATCACTAAGAATGGAAAAAAAAATCTTTATTTTAACAACGTTATTCACCATTGGAATAATGAAATCGCAGGTCGGTATCCAAACCTCTAATCCCTCTGCAACATTAGACGTTATATCTTCAGGAAGTACCTCATCAACCAAAGCATTAGAAATAAACAACAGCAGTGCTACAGAAATGGTAACCGTTTTAGACAACGGCAATGTAGGAATCGGAATTAATGCCCCCAACAATCCTTTAGATATTTCCAGCGGCAACAGCCAGTTTCCGATTGCTTTAAATATCCGTTCAACCACGCACGCTACCTCAAGGAGAGCAGCCCAAAAGATTGGAAACTGGTTGTTATTACAGGATATTGACGGTAACGGTACACAAAATTTTTCTATTTACGGAGGTTCTACCGCTTCTAATATTTTTAATATCAATCCCGCAGGGAATGTAGGTATTGGTGTCAATAACCCAAGTGTTCTTCTGGATACCCGCAAAAACGGAATAGCAGACCAGATTGGAGTAGGAACCACCTCTCCCGGCAATTTAACACCGGCTACAGCAGCTACAGCAGGTGCAGGCGCTCTTACATACAGCACTGCTTCCGGAGGCACCCTGGTATACAGTAATGGTACAAACTGGAATACATTGACTTCAAACGTACAAAAATCGGTAGTGATAGCCTCATTACC of the Chryseobacterium aureum genome contains:
- a CDS encoding complement C1q domain-containing protein encodes the protein MEKKIFILTTLFTIGIMKSQVGIQTSNPSATLDVISSGSTSSTKALEINNSSATEMVTVLDNGNVGIGINAPNNPLDISSGNSQFPIALNIRSTTHATSRRAAQKIGNWLLLQDIDGNGTQNFSIYGGSTASNIFNINPAGNVGIGVNNPSVLLDTRKNGIADQIGVGTTSPGNLTPATAATAGAGALTYSTASGGTLVYSNGTNWNTLTSNVQKSVVIASLPAGSYNFISGNFSDVTGWAETVDVNSNFTPSTGIFIAPRAGNYSISCSLLPIAASNTGGQFEVHVNVNGTDMAVGLQSGNTTGTPFTGATVSTVIKLNAGDDVRIKYFHNLGSNRVSHGNAFNTLSIAEL